A single region of the Mannheimia bovis genome encodes:
- the msrA gene encoding peptide-methionine (S)-S-oxide reductase MsrA, whose amino-acid sequence MQNIREIYLAGGCFWGVESFMQRIKGVIKAQSGYANGNTDNPTYQDVCAGSGHAEVVKVTYDANQISLAKLLDYFFKVIDPVSINQQGGDIGIQYRTGIYYTDPQDVPVINQALSELQTQFDKPLAVENQMLEQYFPAEEYHQEYLVKNPTGYCHIDIQLMNEILKNQ is encoded by the coding sequence ATGCAAAACATTCGTGAAATTTATTTAGCCGGCGGCTGTTTCTGGGGCGTGGAATCATTTATGCAACGCATTAAGGGGGTCATCAAAGCTCAATCAGGCTATGCCAACGGTAATACAGATAATCCCACTTACCAAGATGTATGTGCCGGTAGCGGGCACGCTGAAGTAGTTAAAGTAACTTACGATGCTAATCAAATCAGCTTAGCAAAATTATTGGACTATTTCTTTAAAGTGATTGACCCGGTGAGTATTAACCAACAAGGTGGCGACATTGGTATTCAATACCGCACTGGCATTTATTATACAGATCCGCAAGATGTACCTGTTATCAACCAAGCCTTAAGCGAATTACAAACCCAGTTTGACAAACCGTTAGCGGTGGAAAATCAAATGCTGGAACAATATTTTCCGGCAGAAGAATATCACCAAGAATACTTAGTGAAAAACCCAACAGGTTATTGCCATATTGATATTCAGTTGATGAATGAGATTTTGAAGAATCAGTAA
- the deoD gene encoding purine-nucleoside phosphorylase gives MATPHINAPEGAFADVVLMPGDPLRAKYIAETFLEEVKEVTNVRNMLGYTGIYKGRRISVMGHGMGIPSCSIYAKELITEYGVKKIIRVGSCGAVRSDVRIRDVIIGSGACTDSKVNRIRFRDNDFAAIADFEMTLAAYQAAQQKGVNVRVGNLFSADLFYSPDVEMFDVMEKYGILGVEMEAAGIYAVAAEYGAKALAICTVSDHIRTGEQTSSEERQLTFNEMIEIALESVLIGDKQ, from the coding sequence ATGGCAACTCCACACATTAACGCACCTGAAGGTGCTTTTGCAGACGTTGTATTAATGCCGGGTGATCCGCTTCGTGCGAAATATATTGCAGAAACCTTTTTAGAAGAGGTTAAGGAAGTAACTAACGTACGTAATATGTTAGGTTACACAGGCATTTATAAAGGTCGCCGTATTTCTGTGATGGGGCACGGTATGGGTATTCCATCTTGCTCGATTTATGCTAAAGAGTTAATTACCGAATATGGTGTGAAAAAAATTATTCGTGTCGGCTCTTGTGGTGCGGTGCGTAGCGATGTTCGTATTCGTGATGTCATCATCGGTTCAGGTGCTTGTACGGATTCTAAAGTAAACCGTATCCGTTTCCGTGATAACGATTTTGCCGCAATTGCAGACTTTGAGATGACATTAGCTGCATATCAAGCGGCACAACAAAAAGGGGTGAATGTTCGAGTTGGGAATTTATTCTCAGCAGATTTATTCTACAGCCCGGATGTTGAGATGTTTGATGTAATGGAAAAATACGGCATTTTAGGTGTGGAAATGGAAGCTGCGGGTATTTATGCAGTAGCGGCAGAATATGGTGCGAAAGCATTAGCGATTTGTACTGTTTCAGACCATATTCGCACAGGTGAACAAACCAGCTCGGAAGAACGTCAATTAACCTTCAATGAAATGATTGAAATTGCATTAGAATCCGTATTAATTGGTGATAAACAATAA
- a CDS encoding glycosyltransferase family 2 protein, whose product MKFSVLMSLYIKEQPQYLRECFESLKAQTYQADEIVICFDGAVTPELEAIVEEYSTILPIKAVKFPQNRGLGKTLNDGLNYCANEWVFRMDTDDICLPDRFAKQVAFIEKNPEVVIFGGQIAEFGQDINDIVAYRNVPTTAEEIIKFTRKRCPFNHMTVAYQKSKVLEVGGYQDLQEDYYLWIKLIAQFKQVANLPDLLVYARVGNGMVGRRRGKAQAEAEWRLYKLKNDCQIHDPISGFGIFLMRAIPRLLPLSMLKAVYGLLRK is encoded by the coding sequence ATGAAATTTTCCGTTTTAATGTCTTTATACATTAAAGAACAGCCGCAATATTTAAGAGAATGCTTTGAAAGCCTGAAAGCTCAAACTTATCAAGCAGATGAAATCGTCATCTGTTTTGATGGGGCAGTTACACCTGAATTAGAAGCGATCGTGGAAGAATATAGTACGATTTTGCCGATAAAAGCGGTGAAATTTCCACAAAATCGGGGGTTAGGCAAAACCTTAAATGATGGTTTGAACTATTGTGCAAATGAGTGGGTTTTCCGAATGGATACCGATGATATTTGCTTGCCAGATCGTTTTGCAAAGCAAGTGGCATTTATTGAGAAAAATCCTGAAGTCGTCATTTTTGGCGGGCAAATTGCTGAATTTGGACAAGATATTAACGATATTGTGGCTTATCGTAATGTGCCGACCACAGCAGAAGAAATCATTAAATTTACCCGTAAGCGTTGCCCGTTTAACCATATGACGGTGGCATATCAAAAATCGAAAGTATTAGAAGTGGGGGGATATCAAGATCTACAAGAAGATTATTATTTGTGGATCAAACTCATTGCTCAATTCAAACAAGTCGCAAATTTACCTGACCTGTTGGTTTATGCTCGAGTAGGAAACGGAATGGTAGGCAGACGCCGTGGCAAAGCTCAAGCTGAAGCGGAATGGCGTTTGTATAAATTGAAAAATGATTGTCAAATTCACGATCCGATTTCGGGGTTTGGTATTTTTCTAATGCGAGCAATTCCACGTTTATTGCCATTGTCTATGCTTAAAGCAGTTTATGGATTATTGAGAAAATAA
- the deoC gene encoding deoxyribose-phosphate aldolase, with product MSLKNSAEIALSLMDLTTLNDNDTDEKVIALCEQAKTDFGSPAAVCVYPRFIPIARKTLKAQGIEQVKIATVTNFPHGNDDIDIAIAETKAAIAYGADEVDVVFPYKALIAGNEQIGFELVKQAKAVCQASNVLLKVIIETGELKSEELIRKASEISIQAGADFIKTSTGKVAVNATLESARIMLETIRDLGVAETVGFKAAGGVKTSEEAAEYLALARSILGDDWVNRSHFRFGASSLLGNLLATLKDEQQQTVQGY from the coding sequence ATGAGTTTAAAAAATTCAGCTGAGATTGCACTTTCTTTGATGGATCTCACTACATTAAATGATAATGATACAGACGAGAAAGTCATCGCATTATGTGAGCAGGCTAAAACTGATTTTGGCTCACCGGCAGCAGTATGTGTTTATCCACGCTTTATACCGATTGCACGCAAAACCTTGAAAGCACAAGGCATTGAGCAAGTAAAAATTGCGACTGTTACTAACTTCCCACACGGTAATGATGATATTGATATTGCCATTGCCGAAACCAAAGCTGCTATTGCTTATGGGGCTGACGAAGTTGATGTTGTTTTCCCGTATAAAGCGTTAATTGCAGGTAATGAACAAATTGGTTTTGAGTTAGTAAAACAGGCTAAAGCGGTATGCCAAGCGAGTAATGTTTTACTTAAAGTGATCATTGAAACAGGTGAGTTAAAATCAGAAGAACTCATTCGCAAAGCAAGTGAAATTTCAATCCAAGCTGGGGCTGATTTTATTAAAACCTCAACAGGAAAGGTAGCTGTTAATGCCACATTAGAATCTGCTCGTATTATGCTCGAAACCATTCGTGATTTAGGCGTTGCAGAAACAGTTGGCTTTAAAGCAGCCGGTGGAGTAAAAACCAGCGAAGAGGCTGCGGAATATCTCGCATTGGCTCGCTCTATTTTAGGTGATGATTGGGTTAATCGCTCACATTTCCGTTTTGGGGCATCAAGCCTGTTAGGTAATTTGTTAGCAACACTAAAAGATGAGCAGCAACAAACTGTTCAAGGTTATTAA
- a CDS encoding glycosyltransferase family 2 protein, with protein sequence MFSIIVPSYNRNEEIKALLESLKQQRLYNFEVVIVDDYSKVPVIVNEDYPFEVKVIRNNPNVGAAQSRNVGANHASREWLLFLDDDDRFMPEKCERLATAISENPQANFVYHPAKCEMVNEGFTYVTSPFKYKSELTKENMLKVNKIGGMPMIGLKKELFCKIGGLSDRLRSLEDYDFLLKLLEEPTFEPLYVDKALTYCTFHTKRSSVSTDTINTEKAIEYIKQTYIQTPEQAENFKLNSLYILSYPHIMNLSRKAAGYYFEMFKKTKNIKQLIIAAMILISPKLAINLKRFI encoded by the coding sequence ATGTTTAGTATTATTGTGCCATCTTATAATCGTAATGAAGAAATTAAGGCATTGCTGGAAAGTTTAAAGCAACAAAGGCTTTATAATTTTGAAGTCGTGATTGTTGATGACTACTCAAAAGTGCCTGTGATCGTCAATGAAGATTATCCTTTTGAGGTAAAGGTTATTCGTAATAATCCAAATGTGGGAGCAGCTCAAAGCCGTAATGTGGGGGCAAATCACGCAAGCCGAGAGTGGCTTCTGTTTTTAGACGATGATGATCGTTTTATGCCAGAAAAATGTGAGCGACTGGCGACAGCGATTAGCGAAAATCCACAGGCAAATTTTGTTTATCATCCCGCAAAATGTGAAATGGTAAACGAAGGTTTTACTTATGTAACCTCGCCATTTAAATATAAAAGTGAATTAACTAAAGAGAATATGCTGAAAGTGAATAAAATTGGCGGTATGCCGATGATTGGATTGAAAAAAGAACTCTTTTGCAAAATTGGCGGATTATCTGACCGCTTGCGATCACTGGAAGATTACGATTTCTTGTTGAAATTATTGGAAGAGCCGACTTTTGAGCCACTTTATGTGGATAAGGCATTAACCTATTGCACCTTCCACACCAAGCGTTCGAGCGTTTCAACGGATACCATAAATACCGAAAAAGCGATTGAATATATAAAACAAACCTATATTCAAACGCCCGAACAGGCGGAAAATTTTAAATTAAATTCACTCTATATTTTAAGCTATCCGCATATTATGAATTTATCTCGCAAGGCAGCAGGTTATTATTTTGAAATGTTTAAAAAGACAAAAAATATTAAGCAACTGATTATTGCTGCAATGATTTTGATCTCGCCGAAATTGGCGATTAATTTAAAAAGGTTTATCTAA
- a CDS encoding NupC/NupG family nucleoside CNT transporter, translating into MGTLNSLLGIVVLLLIAFLLSTNKRAISLRAVFGALALQVAIAALVLYVPVGRDALNAMASGVSKVISYSNEGIAFLFGGLVSDKMFEVFGGGGFVFAFRVLPTIVFFSALISVLYYMGVMQWVIRILGGTLQKALGTSKAESMSAAANIFVGQTEAPLVVKPYISKMTESELFAVMAGGLASIAGAVMAGYAGMGVPLTYLIAASFMAAPGGLLFAKLMVPQTEKFNDELENVDLEKPANVLDAAASGASSGMQLALNVGAMLIAFVALIALLNGVLGGIGGWFGYGDLNLGQLFGWIFKPLAWVIGVPWEEAEIAGQMIGLKLAINEFVGYVEFAKYLAPESTVQLSEKTIAIITFALCGFANISSIAVLIGGIGAMAPTRRGDIARLGIKAVIAGSLSNLMSATIAGLFIGLGGAIV; encoded by the coding sequence ATGGGAACATTAAATAGCCTTTTGGGCATTGTTGTTTTACTATTGATTGCATTTTTATTATCCACAAATAAACGTGCAATTAGTTTACGTGCGGTATTTGGTGCATTAGCATTACAAGTGGCGATTGCTGCTTTAGTGCTTTATGTGCCGGTAGGTCGTGATGCGTTAAATGCAATGGCAAGCGGCGTATCAAAAGTAATTTCTTATAGCAATGAAGGTATTGCATTTTTATTTGGTGGCTTAGTTAGCGACAAAATGTTTGAAGTGTTCGGCGGTGGCGGTTTTGTATTCGCTTTCCGTGTACTTCCAACCATCGTTTTCTTCTCTGCCTTAATTTCTGTGCTTTACTATATGGGCGTAATGCAATGGGTTATCCGCATTTTAGGTGGTACGTTGCAAAAAGCGTTAGGCACTTCAAAAGCGGAATCAATGTCTGCGGCGGCGAATATTTTCGTAGGGCAGACTGAAGCTCCTCTTGTAGTCAAACCTTACATCAGCAAAATGACCGAGTCTGAATTATTTGCCGTGATGGCGGGTGGTTTAGCTTCTATCGCCGGTGCGGTAATGGCGGGTTATGCAGGAATGGGCGTGCCATTAACTTACTTAATTGCAGCGTCATTTATGGCGGCTCCGGGTGGTTTATTATTTGCAAAACTAATGGTGCCGCAAACTGAAAAATTCAATGATGAATTAGAGAATGTTGATTTAGAAAAACCGGCAAATGTACTTGATGCAGCCGCTTCAGGTGCATCTTCAGGTATGCAGTTAGCCTTAAACGTAGGGGCAATGTTAATTGCATTTGTAGCATTAATTGCATTACTTAACGGTGTTTTAGGTGGTATCGGTGGTTGGTTCGGCTACGGTGATTTAAACTTAGGTCAATTGTTTGGCTGGATCTTCAAACCGCTTGCTTGGGTGATCGGTGTGCCGTGGGAAGAGGCTGAAATCGCAGGTCAAATGATCGGCTTGAAATTGGCGATCAATGAATTCGTCGGCTATGTAGAATTTGCGAAATATCTTGCTCCGGAATCTACAGTACAATTAAGCGAGAAAACCATTGCAATTATTACCTTTGCACTTTGTGGTTTCGCAAATATCAGCTCAATTGCGGTATTAATCGGCGGTATCGGGGCAATGGCTCCAACTCGCCGTGGCGATATTGCTCGCTTAGGTATTAAGGCGGTGATTGCAGGTTCATTATCGAACTTGATGAGTGCAACCATCGCAGGTTTATTCATCGGTTTAGGCGGTGCAATAGTTTAA